One genomic region from Bradyrhizobium icense encodes:
- a CDS encoding DUF1289 domain-containing protein gives MSKETPCIAVCMMDPKTKLCFGCGRTLPEIARWHRMETAERLAVMEGLAARMVDAGLVPMPPRSERG, from the coding sequence ATGAGCAAAGAAACGCCGTGTATCGCAGTCTGTATGATGGATCCCAAAACCAAACTCTGCTTCGGCTGCGGACGAACGTTGCCGGAGATCGCGCGCTGGCACCGCATGGAAACGGCGGAGCGATTGGCCGTGATGGAAGGGCTTGCGGCGCGCATGGTGGATGCGGGCCTGGTTCCGATGCCGCCGCGCAGCGAGCGCGGCTGA
- a CDS encoding polysaccharide deacetylase family protein, which translates to MSQSVHILTFDIEDWFHVLEHRDTASEGDWCRFESRVERNTDRILECLDEANVRATFFCLGWIARTHPQVVKAISAAGHEIGSHSDRHLLVNQMTQRQFMDDLRTSIASLEDLTGHQVRAFRSPGFSISRQSIWAFSVLAENGVEWDSSVFASSHSHSREPALDITGPVTLEWRGMRLKQFPVVPGCVLGRRISFSGGGYFRLLPYGLIRHLMSKSDYAMTYFHPRDFDPDQPLIPNLPLHRVFRSYVGLKSALAKFRALLGHFHFIDISEANKLLDWDALPKLQLDGTSLSIPNGRKICLPA; encoded by the coding sequence ATGTCCCAATCGGTCCACATTCTGACATTCGATATCGAGGATTGGTTTCACGTTCTTGAGCACCGGGATACAGCCTCCGAAGGCGATTGGTGTCGTTTTGAATCCCGCGTCGAAAGGAACACCGATCGCATTCTCGAATGTCTCGATGAGGCCAACGTAAGAGCGACTTTCTTTTGCCTTGGTTGGATCGCTCGGACCCATCCGCAAGTTGTCAAGGCAATAAGCGCTGCCGGACACGAAATCGGATCGCATTCTGATCGTCATTTGCTTGTGAACCAAATGACGCAACGGCAATTCATGGACGATCTCCGCACTTCCATTGCATCATTGGAAGACCTCACCGGCCATCAGGTTCGTGCTTTCCGCTCTCCCGGATTCTCCATTTCGCGCCAAAGCATTTGGGCGTTTTCGGTACTGGCCGAGAACGGCGTGGAATGGGATTCCTCAGTTTTCGCGTCTTCTCATTCCCACAGCAGGGAGCCGGCGCTCGACATCACCGGTCCTGTAACCCTTGAATGGCGCGGCATGCGGCTCAAGCAGTTTCCGGTAGTTCCTGGCTGCGTACTCGGCCGGCGCATCAGCTTTTCGGGAGGGGGATACTTTCGGCTGCTGCCCTACGGTCTCATCCGGCACCTGATGAGCAAGTCGGACTACGCAATGACATACTTTCATCCGCGCGATTTTGATCCCGATCAGCCGCTGATACCGAATCTTCCACTTCACCGCGTCTTTCGATCATATGTCGGCTTGAAATCGGCGCTTGCGAAATTCAGAGCCCTTCTCGGGCACTTTCACTTTATCGATATCAGCGAAGCGAACAAGTTGCTCGATTGGGACGCGCTTCCAAAGCTTCAGTTGGATGGCACTTCATTATCTATCCCGAATGGGAGGAAAATTTGCTTGCCAGCCTGA
- the tnpA gene encoding IS66-like element accessory protein TnpA, which translates to MDSNKCSAQIERFEIVETGRRRRWTDDEKLKIVLESLQTPRAVSSTARRYGISRSLLLTWRRSFGTRASGNEQPQPGFVPAMVMPDPPPARSTVLATPASGRMEIVVGKACRVIVDAGVDMTALSRVLDLLEQR; encoded by the coding sequence ATGGACAGCAATAAGTGCAGTGCTCAGATTGAACGGTTCGAGATTGTTGAGACTGGTCGGCGTCGTCGCTGGACCGATGATGAGAAGCTCAAGATCGTTTTGGAGAGTTTGCAGACACCGCGCGCCGTCTCATCGACAGCTCGGCGATATGGAATCTCGCGCTCGCTGCTGTTGACTTGGCGGCGATCGTTTGGGACCCGGGCGAGCGGTAATGAACAGCCTCAGCCCGGCTTTGTGCCGGCGATGGTGATGCCGGACCCACCTCCAGCGCGGTCGACCGTTTTGGCGACGCCGGCGAGCGGACGCATGGAGATTGTCGTCGGCAAGGCTTGTCGAGTGATCGTGGACGCGGGCGTTGATATGACCGCGTTGTCTCGAGTGTTGGACCTTCTGGAGCAGCGATGA
- a CDS encoding radical SAM protein — MLASLIRHGSARIERSFRERMFRRFGWDVTKPAFVQCILTERCNYKCQYCSHWRMDKYSDEMSFDEWRAAISSLTKLASPLAIDFTGGEPTIHPHFLEIVEYCRSKRVDWFMTTNGSTLSKTRFVERLVATHPLKIDVSVDSGSSIVHDNARGVAGSLARIEYGLRHLVSEQERAGHRFPIRIKVTVHRLNAHELTPVVRWAEAVGATSVDFNPVGGLWRKEQMEHLSIRDSDLDELNSEIHKLIHMKSEGAPIETSNERLLGMVDHFSGTTEFGTAPCRDPVRNFIIKACGDVTTCGCSPPIGNVREQPARQIWRGKAARSARVKSLGCSLTVAKAKGASSCMAQKTIGDDLRRALLIIGFGSRRAH, encoded by the coding sequence TTGCTTGCCAGCCTGATCAGACATGGATCTGCTCGCATTGAACGAAGCTTCCGGGAACGAATGTTCCGCCGCTTCGGCTGGGATGTTACCAAACCAGCCTTTGTTCAGTGCATTCTCACAGAACGCTGCAATTATAAATGCCAATACTGCTCACATTGGCGCATGGACAAATATTCTGACGAAATGTCGTTCGATGAATGGCGAGCAGCCATTAGCAGTCTCACCAAGCTGGCTAGCCCGCTGGCAATCGACTTTACGGGTGGAGAGCCCACCATCCACCCGCACTTTCTTGAGATCGTCGAGTACTGCCGATCCAAGCGCGTTGACTGGTTCATGACTACCAACGGATCGACGCTTTCGAAAACCCGATTCGTAGAACGGCTAGTTGCAACGCATCCTCTCAAGATTGACGTGTCGGTGGATAGTGGATCGAGCATCGTGCATGACAATGCCCGTGGCGTTGCAGGGTCTTTGGCCCGGATTGAATACGGACTGCGGCATCTCGTCTCCGAACAGGAGAGAGCAGGCCACAGATTCCCAATCAGGATCAAGGTAACCGTTCATCGACTTAACGCACACGAGTTGACGCCTGTGGTGAGATGGGCTGAGGCTGTCGGCGCGACTTCGGTCGACTTCAATCCCGTCGGCGGATTGTGGCGCAAAGAGCAGATGGAACACCTATCTATTCGCGACAGTGACCTTGATGAATTGAACAGCGAGATTCACAAACTGATCCATATGAAATCGGAAGGTGCGCCGATCGAGACTAGCAACGAGCGCCTTCTCGGAATGGTCGATCACTTCTCCGGGACTACCGAGTTCGGCACCGCGCCGTGTCGGGATCCTGTTCGTAACTTTATAATCAAGGCCTGCGGTGACGTGACCACATGCGGCTGTTCCCCACCTATCGGAAACGTGCGCGAGCAGCCTGCAAGACAGATTTGGCGCGGGAAAGCGGCCAGAAGTGCTCGCGTCAAATCCTTGGGTTGTTCCCTGACAGTCGCAAAGGCCAAGGGTGCCAGTTCCTGCATGGCGCAGAAAACAATAGGAGACGATCTCCGCCGAGCACTGCTCATTATCGGATTTGGGTCAAGGCGTGCTCACTAG
- a CDS encoding TIGR02281 family clan AA aspartic protease, producing MIRIMLVLAMLAATAGAVVAYGDPDQIARAGNSVSKMLRQRSLEPAPAVEIARGKAGEFALHAKINGVKAPMVIDTGATSVVLTWETAKAIGLPIEMLEYNVDVETAGGHTKAARLTLDRLAVGGLVEKSVPALVVPRGLMKTNLLGMSFLDRLESWGVQSDKLMLHGYPEVAASNRKRTRSAAN from the coding sequence GTGATCCGCATCATGCTCGTTCTGGCGATGCTCGCCGCCACCGCCGGCGCCGTCGTTGCCTATGGCGATCCAGACCAGATCGCGCGCGCCGGCAACTCAGTATCGAAAATGCTGCGGCAACGCAGCCTGGAGCCCGCGCCCGCCGTGGAGATCGCGCGCGGCAAGGCCGGCGAATTCGCACTGCACGCCAAGATCAACGGCGTCAAGGCGCCGATGGTGATCGATACCGGCGCAACATCTGTGGTGCTGACCTGGGAGACGGCGAAGGCGATCGGCCTGCCGATCGAGATGCTCGAATACAATGTCGACGTCGAAACCGCCGGCGGCCACACCAAGGCGGCGCGGCTGACGCTCGATCGCCTCGCGGTCGGCGGCCTCGTCGAGAAATCGGTCCCGGCGCTGGTAGTGCCGCGCGGGCTGATGAAGACCAACCTGCTCGGCATGAGCTTTCTGGATCGGCTCGAAAGCTGGGGCGTGCAGTCCGACAAGCTGATGCTGCACGGCTATCCCGAGGTGGCAGCGTCCAACCGCAAACGCACCCGGTCGGCAGCGAATTAG
- a CDS encoding sugar transferase, with product MSYKAVSRGVIFPKYKLRVVRIAHINAAAALDGDWHAYAAEWDPACRTLLGNLLKKFYLDEIPQLINVALGHMSLVGPRPLALHHYQRDSAQGNIQRRMIKAGLFGPSQALKGTARYGQQDDEYEYLDAVLRMPAGQLLLYDLKLICLGLFRVAQGRGL from the coding sequence GTGAGCTACAAGGCGGTGAGCAGAGGGGTGATCTTTCCAAAATACAAGCTTCGGGTGGTGAGAATAGCTCACATCAATGCTGCCGCGGCGTTGGATGGCGACTGGCATGCATATGCGGCAGAGTGGGATCCAGCCTGCCGGACTCTCCTCGGCAATCTCTTGAAAAAGTTCTATCTGGATGAAATCCCGCAACTCATCAATGTCGCTCTGGGACATATGAGCTTAGTAGGGCCGCGGCCGCTTGCCCTGCATCATTATCAGCGCGATTCCGCACAAGGCAACATCCAGCGACGAATGATCAAGGCTGGCCTGTTCGGCCCATCACAAGCCCTCAAGGGCACCGCCCGGTATGGCCAGCAGGATGACGAATACGAATACCTCGATGCAGTCCTGCGGATGCCAGCCGGCCAACTGCTACTCTATGACCTAAAACTAATCTGCTTGGGTTTGTTCCGCGTAGCACAAGGCAGAGGTCTTTGA
- a CDS encoding MarR family winged helix-turn-helix transcriptional regulator encodes MYRLTNSLPYMLNRVGVRMGDLFSRRIAGYGVTLPMYRVMAALWEKGDQRLGDLADMTTIEISTLSRLIGEMKRRGLVTRTRLKDNARTVAINLTPKGRTLVEELIPIAIHFEEVAVRNFPSKNVSDLKTVLAEIYQSLNSIEPEIEEVNRTRKAAKSRA; translated from the coding sequence TTGTACCGGCTGACGAATTCCTTGCCCTACATGCTCAACCGCGTCGGCGTGCGGATGGGCGACCTGTTTTCCCGGCGCATCGCGGGCTACGGCGTGACGCTACCCATGTACCGCGTCATGGCCGCGCTCTGGGAAAAAGGCGATCAGCGCCTCGGCGATCTCGCCGACATGACGACGATCGAGATATCGACGCTGTCGCGCCTGATCGGCGAGATGAAGCGGCGAGGCCTCGTCACGCGCACGCGGCTGAAGGACAACGCGCGCACGGTCGCGATCAACCTCACGCCCAAGGGGCGGACGCTGGTCGAGGAGCTGATCCCGATCGCCATCCATTTCGAGGAAGTGGCCGTCCGCAATTTTCCGTCGAAGAACGTTTCGGACCTGAAGACGGTGCTCGCAGAAATCTACCAGAGCCTGAATTCGATCGAGCCCGAAATCGAGGAAGTGAACAGGACGCGCAAGGCGGCGAAGTCGAGAGCGTGA
- the tnpC gene encoding IS66 family transposase — MGDSPEKLPEDIEALHAALLATRAELASVRAQQSDDQALIAHLKLQIEKLNRDRYGPRSERTARLLDQLELTLEELEASATEDELAAEMAAARITNTTTVASFTRQRPSRKPFPDHLPRERVIVSGPTSCACCGGLRLSKLGEDITETLEVIPKSWKVIQHVREKFSCRDCEKISQAPAPFHVIARGWAGPSLLAMVLFEKFGQHQPLNRQAERYAKEGVPISLSTLADQVGSCTVALTPLFQRLEAHVLSAERLHGDDTTVPVLAKGKTSTGRIWVYVRDDKPFGGPEPPGAVFYYSRDRAGEHPQTHLASYSGIFQADAYGGYGRLYEPGRNAGPILEAACWVHARRPFFVMADLAENARRKVQGKKPAVISPLALEAVRRIDALFEIERGINGQSAERRRAVRQELSAPLVADLETWMREQRAKLSRRNDVAKAMDYMLKRWSAFTRFLDDGRICLSNNAAERAVRGIALGRKSWLFCGSDRGGDRAAVMYSLIVTAKMNDVDPQAWLADVLARIAAHPVQRLDELLPWNWRDQNKRVEKAA; from the coding sequence ATGGGTGACAGTCCCGAGAAGCTGCCGGAAGATATTGAGGCGCTGCATGCGGCGCTGCTTGCGACGCGCGCCGAACTCGCCAGCGTTCGCGCCCAACAATCCGACGACCAGGCGCTGATCGCTCACCTGAAGCTGCAGATCGAAAAGCTGAACCGTGATCGTTATGGCCCGCGCTCGGAGCGTACCGCAAGGCTGCTGGACCAACTTGAACTGACGCTGGAGGAGCTCGAGGCCTCAGCGACCGAAGATGAACTGGCCGCCGAAATGGCCGCGGCCAGGATCACGAACACCACCACCGTAGCGTCGTTCACCCGCCAGCGGCCATCTCGCAAACCATTCCCGGATCATCTGCCCCGCGAGCGCGTGATCGTATCAGGGCCGACGTCGTGCGCCTGCTGCGGTGGCTTGCGGTTGTCCAAGCTCGGCGAGGACATCACCGAGACGTTGGAGGTGATCCCGAAATCCTGGAAGGTGATCCAGCACGTCCGGGAGAAGTTCAGCTGCCGGGACTGCGAGAAGATCAGCCAGGCGCCGGCGCCGTTCCACGTCATCGCTCGCGGTTGGGCCGGTCCCAGCCTTTTGGCGATGGTGCTGTTCGAGAAGTTCGGCCAGCATCAGCCCCTGAACCGGCAGGCCGAACGCTATGCCAAGGAAGGCGTGCCGATCAGCCTGTCGACCCTGGCCGACCAGGTCGGCAGCTGTACGGTCGCGCTGACGCCGTTGTTCCAGCGCCTCGAGGCCCATGTGCTGAGCGCCGAGCGGCTGCACGGCGACGACACCACGGTGCCGGTTCTGGCCAAGGGCAAGACCAGCACCGGCCGGATCTGGGTCTATGTCCGCGACGACAAGCCGTTCGGCGGGCCAGAACCGCCGGGGGCGGTGTTTTACTACTCACGCGATCGTGCCGGCGAACATCCTCAGACGCATCTGGCCAGCTACAGCGGAATCTTCCAGGCCGATGCCTATGGCGGCTATGGCAGGCTTTACGAACCGGGCCGCAACGCAGGTCCGATCCTGGAAGCCGCGTGCTGGGTCCACGCCCGACGGCCGTTCTTCGTGATGGCTGATCTGGCGGAGAATGCGCGCCGCAAGGTGCAGGGCAAAAAGCCCGCGGTGATCTCGCCCCTGGCGCTGGAAGCAGTCCGCCGGATCGACGCCTTGTTCGAGATTGAGCGAGGCATCAACGGCCAGAGTGCCGAACGGCGCCGGGCCGTCCGCCAGGAGCTGAGCGCGCCGCTGGTCGCCGATTTGGAAACCTGGATGCGTGAGCAACGCGCCAAGCTCTCACGTCGCAACGACGTCGCCAAGGCGATGGACTATATGCTCAAGCGCTGGAGCGCGTTCACCCGCTTCCTCGACGACGGCCGCATCTGCCTGTCGAACAACGCCGCCGAACGCGCCGTGCGCGGCATCGCTCTGGGCCGGAAGTCGTGGCTGTTCTGTGGCTCCGATCGCGGCGGCGACCGTGCCGCGGTGATGTACAGCCTTATCGTCACCGCCAAAATGAATGACGTGGATCCGCAAGCCTGGCTCGCCGACGTCCTGGCGCGCATCGCTGCGCATCCAGTCCAAAGGCTCGACGAACTGCTTCCGTGGAATTGGCGCGACCAAAACAAGCGAGTCGAAAAGGCAGCCTGA
- the tnpB gene encoding IS66 family insertion sequence element accessory protein TnpB (TnpB, as the term is used for proteins encoded by IS66 family insertion elements, is considered an accessory protein, since TnpC, encoded by a neighboring gene, is a DDE family transposase.) produces the protein MIPIAAGARIWIATGHTDMRKGMQGLALLVQEGLGRDPFAGDIFVFRGRAGTLIKALWHDGVGLSLYAKRLDRGRFIWPATVDGVVVADRSSDGLFAGGDRLAQPSTQLAAAERGIGCAKIP, from the coding sequence ATGATCCCGATCGCAGCAGGCGCGAGAATCTGGATCGCGACTGGTCACACTGACATGCGCAAAGGCATGCAGGGCCTGGCGTTGCTGGTGCAGGAGGGCCTTGGGCGAGATCCTTTTGCCGGCGACATCTTTGTGTTCCGTGGTCGCGCCGGCACGCTGATCAAGGCGCTTTGGCACGACGGGGTTGGACTGTCGCTCTACGCCAAGCGGCTGGACCGTGGCCGCTTCATCTGGCCGGCGACGGTGGACGGCGTGGTGGTCGCTGACCGCAGCTCAGATGGGCTATTTGCTGGAGGCGATCGACTGGCGCAACCCTCAACACAGCTGGCGGCCGCAGAGCGCGGGATAGGTTGCGCAAAAATCCCGTGA
- a CDS encoding flavin reductase family protein — protein MSLDSTSDELRETFKRALRRFPAAVSVITSADQNRRHGMTATAVTSLSLDPPSLIVCVNQQTLLHDIMLLARRFCVNVLRRDQISLSSAFSGAVPAEERFGLGQWMTSAEGVTYLADAQINIFCKKAAAVPYGTHTIFIGEAETVNVRDPIEPLIYQDATYCFSVPHDSQAA, from the coding sequence ATGTCGCTGGATTCGACATCCGACGAATTGCGTGAAACGTTCAAGCGCGCATTGCGGCGATTTCCCGCGGCGGTTTCGGTGATCACGTCTGCAGACCAGAACCGCCGTCACGGGATGACGGCGACCGCGGTGACCTCTCTCTCGCTCGATCCGCCCTCGCTGATCGTTTGCGTCAACCAGCAGACGCTGCTGCACGACATCATGCTGTTGGCGCGCCGGTTTTGCGTGAACGTGCTGCGTCGTGATCAGATCTCCCTTTCATCGGCGTTCAGCGGCGCGGTCCCCGCCGAGGAACGGTTCGGGCTCGGCCAATGGATGACCTCGGCTGAGGGCGTCACCTACCTCGCCGACGCGCAGATCAACATCTTCTGCAAGAAGGCGGCCGCGGTGCCCTACGGCACGCACACGATTTTCATCGGCGAAGCCGAGACCGTGAACGTGCGCGATCCGATCGAGCCCCTGATCTACCAGGATGCGACCTACTGCTTCTCGGTGCCCCACGACAGCCAGGCTGCGTGA